One segment of Channa argus isolate prfri chromosome 17, Channa argus male v1.0, whole genome shotgun sequence DNA contains the following:
- the zc3h14 gene encoding zinc finger CCCH domain-containing protein 14 isoform X1, with protein MEIGTEISKKIRAAIKGKLQELGAYIDEELPDYIMVMVANKKTSQQMADDLSLFLGNNTIKFTSWLHGVLEKLRSVAVEPAPLKHQLQSDSGTGAGKTRSVSEHSRTEESKVLTVSSSGSDRAEARVSSSAHDSRRGALEKSSSRLTSTVKPLIELLPSEAVIDIKPEVDDDFIAEDPVEIGTSHGRTRSTPSRPTAEIYRPGQSKFSSLTSAAIGRSIGGSSHARQQDSRSIRTTRTGSSKVLRLNQEELSRKRKAPVASSVVRVNRATDEDSDDGEEEDSNYGGRGLSSRVSLPSKPERKPTLPPAKQANRNLILKAISEAQDSITKTTAYPTIPQRQTVPVAPRTRLASSEEMTAAIQLVQEHLHSLGPQVQAYTSPELPSARPHAPTRSLASRLQLDLAESSDGREQNDYGVEVAAGSEAKAFDTRSFIMSRPQLEEAQARPQQRHQLKKEVQPALPRTVQASLEKVDYASPKFIVTLDGVPSPLGILADTEMELDDVRPPTKVTAATVNKEPKVSVLHRLQGLVTSSEDDVMDVEMEDAASLKKQKVMERCKFWPVCKSGDACLYHHPTTQCKTFPNCKYGEKCLFVHPNCKYDARCTKPDCPFTHVSRRGTAAPPPKPAVPVVQTTSVCRFFPDCKKMDCLFYHPKPCRFAAQCKRVGCTFYHPTTSVPPRHALKWTKTQSS; from the exons ATGGAGATTGGGACAGAAATAAGCAAGAAAATAAGA GCTGCTATCAAAGGCAAGCTTCAAGAACTCGGTGCATATATCG ACGAAGAGCTTCCTGATTATATTATGGTGATGGTGGCAAACAAGAAGACGTCCCAGCAGATGGCTGATGatctctccctttttcttgGAAACAACACAATTAAGTTTACATCCTG gcTACATGGCGTGCTGGAGAAATTAAGATCTGTTGCAGTTG AGCCTGCACCCCTCAAACATCAACTCCAGTCTGACAGCGGAACTGGAGCTGGGAAGACTCGATCAGTAAGTGAACACAGCAGAACGGAGGAGTCCAAGGTGTTGACAGTTTCCAGCTCTGGCTCTGATAGGGCTGAAGCGCGTGTGTCTAGTTCTGCCCACGATAGCAG aagagGGGCCTTGGAGAAAAGTTCTTCTCGGCTTACCTCCACTGTTAAACCTCTCATAGAGCTACTTCCCTCAGAGGCTGTTATTGACATCAAACCAGAGGTGGATGATGACTTCATTGCTGAGGACCCTGTAGAAATAGGGACCAGCCATGGTCGAACACGTAGCACACCAAGTAGACCCACTGCTGAAATCTATAGACCAGGTCAGAGCAAGTTTTCATCTCTTACCTCTGCAGCCATTGGTCGGTCTATAGGAGGATCCTCTCACGCCAGGCAGCAGGACAGTAGAAGCATCAGAACCACCAGAACTGGGTCCAGTAAGGTACTGCGATTAAAC CAGGAGGAGTTGTCAAGAAAGCGTAAGGCTCCAGTAGCGAGTTCAGTGGTCCGAGTAAACCGAGCCACAGATGAAGACAGTGATGACGGTGAAGAGGAGGATTCAAACTATGGAGGAAGAGGCCTGTCCAGTAGAGTGTCCCTGCCCTCTAAACCTGAACGCAA ACCTACTCTCCCTCCAGCCAAACAAGCTAACAGGAATCTGATATTGAAGGCCATCTCTGAGGCTCAGGACTCAATAACCAAAACCACAGCTTACCCCACAA TACCGCAGAGACAGACAGTTCCTGTGGCACCTCGTACGCGCTTGGCCAGCAGCGAGGAGATGACAGCCGCAATCCAGCTAGTTCAGGAGCACCTCCACAGCCTGGGCCCTCAAGTACAGGCCTACACTTCTCCAGAGCTACCTTCTGCAAGACCACATG CTCCAACGAGATCATTAGCATCACGCCTTCAGTTAGATTTAGCAGAAAGCAGTGATGGAAGAGAGCAGAATGACTATG GTGTTGAGGTCGCTGCAGGCAGTGAAGCAAAAGCATTTGACACCCGCTCCTTCATAATGAGCCGACCTCAACTGGAGGAAGCACAAGCCAGACCTCAGCAGCGTCATCAGCTTAAAAAGGAAGTCCAGCCTGCTTTACCACGCACTGTCCAGGCTAG TTTGGAGAAGGTTGACTACGCCAGCCCCAAGTTCATAGTAACATTAGATGGGGTACCGAGCCCACTGGGAATCCTTGCAGACACTGAAATGGAGTTAGATGATGTGAGACCACCTACAAAGGTCACTGCAGCCACTGTCAACAAGGAGCCCAAAGTCAGCGTTCTTCACAGGCTACAGGGATTGGTTACATCATCAGAAG atgatgtgatggatgTTGAGATGGAGGACGCTGCCTCTTTGAAGAAACAGAAAGTTATGGAGCGCTGTAAGTTCTGGCCTGTCTGTAAAAGTGGAGATGCGTGTTTGTATCATCACCCTACAACACAGTGCAA GACCTTTCCCAATTGCAAGTATGGGGAAAAATGCCTTTTTGTCCATCCTAACTGTAAATACGACGCCAGGTGCACCAAGCCAGACTGTCCCTTCACTCATGTCAGCCGCAGAGGCACAGCTGCTCCTCCACCCAAGCCAG
- the zc3h14 gene encoding zinc finger CCCH domain-containing protein 14 isoform X4 has translation MEIGTEISKKIRAAIKGKLQELGAYIDEELPDYIMVMVANKKTSQQMADDLSLFLGNNTIKFTSWLHGVLEKLRSVAVEPAPLKHQLQSDSGTGAGKTRSVSEHSRTEESKVLTVSSSGSDRAEARVSSSAHDSRRGALEKSSSRLTSTVKPLIELLPSEAVIDIKPEVDDDFIAEDPVEIGTSHGRTRSTPSRPTAEIYRPGQSKFSSLTSAAIGRSIGGSSHARQQDSRSIRTTRTGSSKEELSRKRKAPVASSVVRVNRATDEDSDDGEEEDSNYGGRGLSSRVSLPSKPERKPTLPPAKQANRNLILKAISEAQDSITKTTAYPTIPQRQTVPVAPRTRLASSEEMTAAIQLVQEHLHSLGPQVQAYTSPELPSARPHAPTRSLASRLQLDLAESSDGREQNDYGVEVAAGSEAKAFDTRSFIMSRPQLEEAQARPQQRHQLKKEVQPALPRTVQASLEKVDYASPKFIVTLDGVPSPLGILADTEMELDDVRPPTKVTAATVNKEPKVSVLHRLQGLVTSSEDDVMDVEMEDAASLKKQKVMERCKFWPVCKSGDACLYHHPTTQCKTFPNCKYGEKCLFVHPNCKYDARCTKPDCPFTHVSRRGTAAPPPKPAVPVVQTTSVCRFFPDCKKMDCLFYHPKPCRFAAQCKRVGCTFYHPTTSVPPRHALKWTKTQSS, from the exons ATGGAGATTGGGACAGAAATAAGCAAGAAAATAAGA GCTGCTATCAAAGGCAAGCTTCAAGAACTCGGTGCATATATCG ACGAAGAGCTTCCTGATTATATTATGGTGATGGTGGCAAACAAGAAGACGTCCCAGCAGATGGCTGATGatctctccctttttcttgGAAACAACACAATTAAGTTTACATCCTG gcTACATGGCGTGCTGGAGAAATTAAGATCTGTTGCAGTTG AGCCTGCACCCCTCAAACATCAACTCCAGTCTGACAGCGGAACTGGAGCTGGGAAGACTCGATCAGTAAGTGAACACAGCAGAACGGAGGAGTCCAAGGTGTTGACAGTTTCCAGCTCTGGCTCTGATAGGGCTGAAGCGCGTGTGTCTAGTTCTGCCCACGATAGCAG aagagGGGCCTTGGAGAAAAGTTCTTCTCGGCTTACCTCCACTGTTAAACCTCTCATAGAGCTACTTCCCTCAGAGGCTGTTATTGACATCAAACCAGAGGTGGATGATGACTTCATTGCTGAGGACCCTGTAGAAATAGGGACCAGCCATGGTCGAACACGTAGCACACCAAGTAGACCCACTGCTGAAATCTATAGACCAGGTCAGAGCAAGTTTTCATCTCTTACCTCTGCAGCCATTGGTCGGTCTATAGGAGGATCCTCTCACGCCAGGCAGCAGGACAGTAGAAGCATCAGAACCACCAGAACTGGGTCCAGTAAG GAGGAGTTGTCAAGAAAGCGTAAGGCTCCAGTAGCGAGTTCAGTGGTCCGAGTAAACCGAGCCACAGATGAAGACAGTGATGACGGTGAAGAGGAGGATTCAAACTATGGAGGAAGAGGCCTGTCCAGTAGAGTGTCCCTGCCCTCTAAACCTGAACGCAA ACCTACTCTCCCTCCAGCCAAACAAGCTAACAGGAATCTGATATTGAAGGCCATCTCTGAGGCTCAGGACTCAATAACCAAAACCACAGCTTACCCCACAA TACCGCAGAGACAGACAGTTCCTGTGGCACCTCGTACGCGCTTGGCCAGCAGCGAGGAGATGACAGCCGCAATCCAGCTAGTTCAGGAGCACCTCCACAGCCTGGGCCCTCAAGTACAGGCCTACACTTCTCCAGAGCTACCTTCTGCAAGACCACATG CTCCAACGAGATCATTAGCATCACGCCTTCAGTTAGATTTAGCAGAAAGCAGTGATGGAAGAGAGCAGAATGACTATG GTGTTGAGGTCGCTGCAGGCAGTGAAGCAAAAGCATTTGACACCCGCTCCTTCATAATGAGCCGACCTCAACTGGAGGAAGCACAAGCCAGACCTCAGCAGCGTCATCAGCTTAAAAAGGAAGTCCAGCCTGCTTTACCACGCACTGTCCAGGCTAG TTTGGAGAAGGTTGACTACGCCAGCCCCAAGTTCATAGTAACATTAGATGGGGTACCGAGCCCACTGGGAATCCTTGCAGACACTGAAATGGAGTTAGATGATGTGAGACCACCTACAAAGGTCACTGCAGCCACTGTCAACAAGGAGCCCAAAGTCAGCGTTCTTCACAGGCTACAGGGATTGGTTACATCATCAGAAG atgatgtgatggatgTTGAGATGGAGGACGCTGCCTCTTTGAAGAAACAGAAAGTTATGGAGCGCTGTAAGTTCTGGCCTGTCTGTAAAAGTGGAGATGCGTGTTTGTATCATCACCCTACAACACAGTGCAA GACCTTTCCCAATTGCAAGTATGGGGAAAAATGCCTTTTTGTCCATCCTAACTGTAAATACGACGCCAGGTGCACCAAGCCAGACTGTCCCTTCACTCATGTCAGCCGCAGAGGCACAGCTGCTCCTCCACCCAAGCCAG
- the zc3h14 gene encoding zinc finger CCCH domain-containing protein 14 isoform X3, with protein MEIGTEISKKIRAAIKGKLQELGAYIDEELPDYIMVMVANKKTSQQMADDLSLFLGNNTIKFTSWLHGVLEKLRSVAVEPAPLKHQLQSDSGTGAGKTRSVSEHSRTEESKVLTVSSSGSDRAEARVSSSAHDSRRGALEKSSSRLTSTVKPLIELLPSEAVIDIKPEVDDDFIAEDPVEIGTSHGRTRSTPSRPTAEIYRPGQSKFSSLTSAAIGRSIGGSSHARQQDSRSIRTTRTGSSKQEELSRKRKAPVASSVVRVNRATDEDSDDGEEEDSNYGGRGLSSRVSLPSKPERKPTLPPAKQANRNLILKAISEAQDSITKTTAYPTIPQRQTVPVAPRTRLASSEEMTAAIQLVQEHLHSLGPQVQAYTSPELPSARPHAPTRSLASRLQLDLAESSDGREQNDYGVEVAAGSEAKAFDTRSFIMSRPQLEEAQARPQQRHQLKKEVQPALPRTVQASLEKVDYASPKFIVTLDGVPSPLGILADTEMELDDVRPPTKVTAATVNKEPKVSVLHRLQGLVTSSEDDVMDVEMEDAASLKKQKVMERCKFWPVCKSGDACLYHHPTTQCKTFPNCKYGEKCLFVHPNCKYDARCTKPDCPFTHVSRRGTAAPPPKPAVPVVQTTSVCRFFPDCKKMDCLFYHPKPCRFAAQCKRVGCTFYHPTTSVPPRHALKWTKTQSS; from the exons ATGGAGATTGGGACAGAAATAAGCAAGAAAATAAGA GCTGCTATCAAAGGCAAGCTTCAAGAACTCGGTGCATATATCG ACGAAGAGCTTCCTGATTATATTATGGTGATGGTGGCAAACAAGAAGACGTCCCAGCAGATGGCTGATGatctctccctttttcttgGAAACAACACAATTAAGTTTACATCCTG gcTACATGGCGTGCTGGAGAAATTAAGATCTGTTGCAGTTG AGCCTGCACCCCTCAAACATCAACTCCAGTCTGACAGCGGAACTGGAGCTGGGAAGACTCGATCAGTAAGTGAACACAGCAGAACGGAGGAGTCCAAGGTGTTGACAGTTTCCAGCTCTGGCTCTGATAGGGCTGAAGCGCGTGTGTCTAGTTCTGCCCACGATAGCAG aagagGGGCCTTGGAGAAAAGTTCTTCTCGGCTTACCTCCACTGTTAAACCTCTCATAGAGCTACTTCCCTCAGAGGCTGTTATTGACATCAAACCAGAGGTGGATGATGACTTCATTGCTGAGGACCCTGTAGAAATAGGGACCAGCCATGGTCGAACACGTAGCACACCAAGTAGACCCACTGCTGAAATCTATAGACCAGGTCAGAGCAAGTTTTCATCTCTTACCTCTGCAGCCATTGGTCGGTCTATAGGAGGATCCTCTCACGCCAGGCAGCAGGACAGTAGAAGCATCAGAACCACCAGAACTGGGTCCAGTAAG CAGGAGGAGTTGTCAAGAAAGCGTAAGGCTCCAGTAGCGAGTTCAGTGGTCCGAGTAAACCGAGCCACAGATGAAGACAGTGATGACGGTGAAGAGGAGGATTCAAACTATGGAGGAAGAGGCCTGTCCAGTAGAGTGTCCCTGCCCTCTAAACCTGAACGCAA ACCTACTCTCCCTCCAGCCAAACAAGCTAACAGGAATCTGATATTGAAGGCCATCTCTGAGGCTCAGGACTCAATAACCAAAACCACAGCTTACCCCACAA TACCGCAGAGACAGACAGTTCCTGTGGCACCTCGTACGCGCTTGGCCAGCAGCGAGGAGATGACAGCCGCAATCCAGCTAGTTCAGGAGCACCTCCACAGCCTGGGCCCTCAAGTACAGGCCTACACTTCTCCAGAGCTACCTTCTGCAAGACCACATG CTCCAACGAGATCATTAGCATCACGCCTTCAGTTAGATTTAGCAGAAAGCAGTGATGGAAGAGAGCAGAATGACTATG GTGTTGAGGTCGCTGCAGGCAGTGAAGCAAAAGCATTTGACACCCGCTCCTTCATAATGAGCCGACCTCAACTGGAGGAAGCACAAGCCAGACCTCAGCAGCGTCATCAGCTTAAAAAGGAAGTCCAGCCTGCTTTACCACGCACTGTCCAGGCTAG TTTGGAGAAGGTTGACTACGCCAGCCCCAAGTTCATAGTAACATTAGATGGGGTACCGAGCCCACTGGGAATCCTTGCAGACACTGAAATGGAGTTAGATGATGTGAGACCACCTACAAAGGTCACTGCAGCCACTGTCAACAAGGAGCCCAAAGTCAGCGTTCTTCACAGGCTACAGGGATTGGTTACATCATCAGAAG atgatgtgatggatgTTGAGATGGAGGACGCTGCCTCTTTGAAGAAACAGAAAGTTATGGAGCGCTGTAAGTTCTGGCCTGTCTGTAAAAGTGGAGATGCGTGTTTGTATCATCACCCTACAACACAGTGCAA GACCTTTCCCAATTGCAAGTATGGGGAAAAATGCCTTTTTGTCCATCCTAACTGTAAATACGACGCCAGGTGCACCAAGCCAGACTGTCCCTTCACTCATGTCAGCCGCAGAGGCACAGCTGCTCCTCCACCCAAGCCAG
- the zc3h14 gene encoding zinc finger CCCH domain-containing protein 14 isoform X2, whose product MEIGTEISKKIRAAIKGKLQELGAYIDEELPDYIMVMVANKKTSQQMADDLSLFLGNNTIKFTSWLHGVLEKLRSVAVEPAPLKHQLQSDSGTGAGKTRSVSEHSRTEESKVLTVSSSGSDRAEARVSSSAHDSRRGALEKSSSRLTSTVKPLIELLPSEAVIDIKPEVDDDFIAEDPVEIGTSHGRTRSTPSRPTAEIYRPGQSKFSSLTSAAIGRSIGGSSHARQQDSRSIRTTRTGSSKVLRLNEELSRKRKAPVASSVVRVNRATDEDSDDGEEEDSNYGGRGLSSRVSLPSKPERKPTLPPAKQANRNLILKAISEAQDSITKTTAYPTIPQRQTVPVAPRTRLASSEEMTAAIQLVQEHLHSLGPQVQAYTSPELPSARPHAPTRSLASRLQLDLAESSDGREQNDYGVEVAAGSEAKAFDTRSFIMSRPQLEEAQARPQQRHQLKKEVQPALPRTVQASLEKVDYASPKFIVTLDGVPSPLGILADTEMELDDVRPPTKVTAATVNKEPKVSVLHRLQGLVTSSEDDVMDVEMEDAASLKKQKVMERCKFWPVCKSGDACLYHHPTTQCKTFPNCKYGEKCLFVHPNCKYDARCTKPDCPFTHVSRRGTAAPPPKPAVPVVQTTSVCRFFPDCKKMDCLFYHPKPCRFAAQCKRVGCTFYHPTTSVPPRHALKWTKTQSS is encoded by the exons ATGGAGATTGGGACAGAAATAAGCAAGAAAATAAGA GCTGCTATCAAAGGCAAGCTTCAAGAACTCGGTGCATATATCG ACGAAGAGCTTCCTGATTATATTATGGTGATGGTGGCAAACAAGAAGACGTCCCAGCAGATGGCTGATGatctctccctttttcttgGAAACAACACAATTAAGTTTACATCCTG gcTACATGGCGTGCTGGAGAAATTAAGATCTGTTGCAGTTG AGCCTGCACCCCTCAAACATCAACTCCAGTCTGACAGCGGAACTGGAGCTGGGAAGACTCGATCAGTAAGTGAACACAGCAGAACGGAGGAGTCCAAGGTGTTGACAGTTTCCAGCTCTGGCTCTGATAGGGCTGAAGCGCGTGTGTCTAGTTCTGCCCACGATAGCAG aagagGGGCCTTGGAGAAAAGTTCTTCTCGGCTTACCTCCACTGTTAAACCTCTCATAGAGCTACTTCCCTCAGAGGCTGTTATTGACATCAAACCAGAGGTGGATGATGACTTCATTGCTGAGGACCCTGTAGAAATAGGGACCAGCCATGGTCGAACACGTAGCACACCAAGTAGACCCACTGCTGAAATCTATAGACCAGGTCAGAGCAAGTTTTCATCTCTTACCTCTGCAGCCATTGGTCGGTCTATAGGAGGATCCTCTCACGCCAGGCAGCAGGACAGTAGAAGCATCAGAACCACCAGAACTGGGTCCAGTAAGGTACTGCGATTAAAC GAGGAGTTGTCAAGAAAGCGTAAGGCTCCAGTAGCGAGTTCAGTGGTCCGAGTAAACCGAGCCACAGATGAAGACAGTGATGACGGTGAAGAGGAGGATTCAAACTATGGAGGAAGAGGCCTGTCCAGTAGAGTGTCCCTGCCCTCTAAACCTGAACGCAA ACCTACTCTCCCTCCAGCCAAACAAGCTAACAGGAATCTGATATTGAAGGCCATCTCTGAGGCTCAGGACTCAATAACCAAAACCACAGCTTACCCCACAA TACCGCAGAGACAGACAGTTCCTGTGGCACCTCGTACGCGCTTGGCCAGCAGCGAGGAGATGACAGCCGCAATCCAGCTAGTTCAGGAGCACCTCCACAGCCTGGGCCCTCAAGTACAGGCCTACACTTCTCCAGAGCTACCTTCTGCAAGACCACATG CTCCAACGAGATCATTAGCATCACGCCTTCAGTTAGATTTAGCAGAAAGCAGTGATGGAAGAGAGCAGAATGACTATG GTGTTGAGGTCGCTGCAGGCAGTGAAGCAAAAGCATTTGACACCCGCTCCTTCATAATGAGCCGACCTCAACTGGAGGAAGCACAAGCCAGACCTCAGCAGCGTCATCAGCTTAAAAAGGAAGTCCAGCCTGCTTTACCACGCACTGTCCAGGCTAG TTTGGAGAAGGTTGACTACGCCAGCCCCAAGTTCATAGTAACATTAGATGGGGTACCGAGCCCACTGGGAATCCTTGCAGACACTGAAATGGAGTTAGATGATGTGAGACCACCTACAAAGGTCACTGCAGCCACTGTCAACAAGGAGCCCAAAGTCAGCGTTCTTCACAGGCTACAGGGATTGGTTACATCATCAGAAG atgatgtgatggatgTTGAGATGGAGGACGCTGCCTCTTTGAAGAAACAGAAAGTTATGGAGCGCTGTAAGTTCTGGCCTGTCTGTAAAAGTGGAGATGCGTGTTTGTATCATCACCCTACAACACAGTGCAA GACCTTTCCCAATTGCAAGTATGGGGAAAAATGCCTTTTTGTCCATCCTAACTGTAAATACGACGCCAGGTGCACCAAGCCAGACTGTCCCTTCACTCATGTCAGCCGCAGAGGCACAGCTGCTCCTCCACCCAAGCCAG